The Thermoleophilaceae bacterium genome includes a window with the following:
- a CDS encoding cyclic nucleotide-binding domain-containing protein — MDVARLRGIKLFEDFSDEEVHEISPFAEEVEVPEGKVLVREGDYSYEFMGIEEGTVEVTRDGEHVADLGTGDFFGEIGLLERSFRTATVTAKTPVRLITLTGWDMRRAEKAMPEAIERLRGIIEERRPGAA, encoded by the coding sequence ATGGACGTGGCACGGCTGCGGGGCATCAAGCTGTTCGAGGACTTCTCCGACGAGGAGGTCCACGAGATCTCCCCCTTCGCGGAGGAGGTGGAGGTTCCGGAGGGCAAGGTGCTCGTGCGCGAGGGCGACTACTCGTACGAGTTCATGGGCATCGAGGAGGGCACGGTCGAGGTCACGCGCGACGGCGAGCACGTGGCCGACCTCGGCACGGGCGACTTCTTCGGCGAGATCGGCCTGCTCGAGCGGAGCTTCCGGACGGCCACCGTCACCGCGAAGACACCCGTGCGCCTCATCACGCTCACCGGCTGGGACATGCGCCGGGCGGAGAAGGCGATGCCGGAGGCGATCGAGCGCCTGCGCGGCATCATCGAGGAGCGGCGCCCCGGCGCCGCCTAG
- a CDS encoding class I SAM-dependent methyltransferase: MRAGIQPEGAFERLGLRAGLVPEPLFETYVAMMAARTVMAGRVRHEVGDVFEADLGEGWDLVTANSIVHHLEPERAVALLARAREALRPGGSASVLQLERAAGNQLGALTGMLFFIISRARTYTAGELRGFFEAAGYERVRARRHRLLPGNVLVTGRAPRR; this comes from the coding sequence TTGCGCGCCGGCATCCAGCCCGAGGGGGCGTTCGAGCGCCTGGGGCTGCGCGCGGGACTCGTGCCGGAGCCGCTGTTCGAGACCTACGTGGCCATGATGGCTGCGCGCACGGTGATGGCAGGGCGCGTCCGTCACGAGGTGGGTGACGTCTTCGAGGCCGATCTGGGCGAGGGCTGGGACCTCGTGACCGCCAACTCGATCGTCCACCACCTCGAACCCGAACGCGCGGTGGCGCTTCTCGCGCGCGCCCGCGAAGCGCTGCGGCCGGGCGGCAGCGCGTCCGTGCTCCAGCTGGAGCGAGCGGCAGGCAACCAGCTGGGCGCGCTCACCGGGATGCTCTTCTTCATCATCAGCCGGGCACGCACCTACACCGCCGGCGAGCTGCGCGGATTCTTCGAGGCGGCCGGCTACGAGCGCGTGCGAGCGCGGCGCCACCGTCTGCTGCCGGGCAACGTGCTCGTCACGGGGCGGGCGCCGCGTCGCTGA
- a CDS encoding penicillin acylase family protein has protein sequence MRLALALLALLVLPSGALAAERYDVTIKRGEHGIPHIVAADWDDLGYGYAYAFAQDNVCVIADSYVTVNAERSRFFGPDGSYAFRGNGTNPNNLNSDFFYKRIIEEGTVERLLAQPPPDGPLDEIREAVRGYVAGYNAWLADTGVENITDPRCRGEEWVRPITEIDVYRRFYQLALLASSGVAIDGIGSAAPLLDPGAAAAAQRRQRTELGNLAPGAFDELLGGIGSNAVGLGSAGTQSGKGLLLGNPHFPWDGAERFYQAHLTIPGKVDVSGGALFGVPLVLIGYNRDLAWSHTVSTARRFTPFEVKLAPGSATTYLVDGEPREMSATRVSVMAKREDGGLEERTRTLYATEYGPMITAILGLPIFPWTPASGYSLGDVNANNFRYLNHFFLTNQAHSVSELDGILREYQGIPWVNTIAADSAGKAYYADIGAVPHATDEHVARCSAPLGIATNPLLRVQILDGSRGDCAWGSDPDAAAPGILGPGRMPALLRDDYVSNMNDSYWLTNPEQPLEGYDLVIGDERTARAPRTRLGLRIVQQRLDGSDGLEGRGFTRQQLQDAVFNNRQYLGEQWRDELVGVCRGDGSLGEACDVLAAWDLRDDLDSRGALLFRRFASRALSSPLPVGGPLISPWRDAFSAGDPVNTPSGLNTSSPLVRQALRDAVADLRGAGIPLDAPLRDFQYEQRGDERIPIHGGPGTVGVFNAINVSWDPENGYDNVPHGSSYVQAVEVDGGCPDARTILTYSQSSNPESPWYSDQTRMFSRKEWVDPPFCESELRREPLAVRDLGRGYTRRSSGRLFRSLAVRDARRRGSMSVSVRTRRRSTVTVRVTRAGRRVGSARRRVSSSRRARAIPVHGLARGRYEVEVEAVAGERRHVLTRAVRVR, from the coding sequence ATGCGGCTCGCGCTGGCTCTCCTTGCGCTCCTCGTGCTGCCGTCGGGCGCGCTCGCGGCCGAGCGCTACGACGTGACGATCAAGCGCGGCGAGCACGGCATCCCGCACATCGTGGCGGCGGACTGGGACGACCTCGGATACGGCTACGCCTACGCGTTCGCGCAGGACAACGTCTGCGTGATCGCCGACTCCTACGTGACGGTCAACGCCGAGCGCTCGCGCTTCTTCGGGCCCGACGGGTCGTACGCCTTCCGTGGCAACGGCACCAACCCGAACAACCTCAACTCCGACTTCTTCTACAAGCGGATCATCGAGGAGGGCACCGTGGAGCGGCTGCTGGCGCAGCCGCCGCCGGACGGGCCGCTGGACGAGATCCGCGAGGCCGTGCGCGGCTACGTGGCCGGCTACAACGCGTGGCTGGCCGACACGGGTGTCGAGAACATCACCGACCCCCGCTGCCGAGGCGAGGAGTGGGTGCGCCCGATCACGGAGATCGACGTGTACCGGCGCTTCTACCAGCTCGCCCTGCTCGCCTCGAGCGGCGTGGCCATCGACGGCATCGGCTCCGCGGCTCCGCTGCTCGACCCCGGCGCCGCGGCCGCCGCGCAGCGCCGCCAGCGCACCGAGCTCGGCAACCTCGCGCCCGGGGCCTTCGACGAGCTGCTGGGCGGCATCGGCTCCAATGCCGTGGGCCTGGGGTCGGCCGGCACCCAGAGCGGCAAGGGCCTGCTGCTGGGCAACCCGCACTTCCCCTGGGACGGGGCCGAGCGCTTCTATCAGGCGCACCTCACCATCCCCGGCAAGGTCGACGTCTCCGGCGGGGCCCTCTTCGGGGTCCCGCTCGTGCTCATCGGCTACAACCGCGACCTCGCGTGGAGCCACACGGTCTCCACGGCCCGCCGCTTCACGCCGTTCGAGGTCAAGCTCGCGCCCGGCTCGGCCACCACCTACCTCGTCGACGGCGAGCCGCGCGAGATGAGCGCCACGCGCGTCTCGGTGATGGCCAAGCGCGAGGACGGCGGCCTGGAGGAGCGCACGCGCACGCTCTACGCCACCGAGTACGGCCCGATGATCACGGCCATCCTCGGGCTGCCGATCTTCCCCTGGACGCCCGCCAGCGGCTACTCGCTCGGCGACGTCAACGCGAACAACTTCCGCTACCTCAACCACTTCTTCCTCACCAACCAGGCGCACAGCGTGTCGGAGCTCGACGGCATCCTCCGCGAGTACCAGGGCATCCCATGGGTCAACACGATCGCGGCCGACTCCGCGGGCAAGGCCTACTACGCCGACATCGGAGCGGTGCCGCACGCCACCGACGAGCACGTGGCGCGCTGCAGCGCCCCGCTCGGCATCGCCACCAACCCGCTGCTGCGGGTGCAGATCCTCGACGGCTCCCGCGGCGACTGCGCCTGGGGCAGCGACCCCGACGCGGCCGCGCCGGGCATCCTCGGCCCCGGCCGGATGCCGGCTCTGCTGCGCGACGACTACGTGTCGAACATGAACGACTCGTACTGGCTCACCAACCCGGAGCAGCCGCTGGAGGGCTACGACCTGGTCATCGGCGACGAGCGCACCGCACGCGCCCCGCGCACGCGCCTCGGCCTGCGCATCGTGCAGCAGCGCCTGGACGGCTCGGACGGGCTGGAAGGCCGCGGCTTCACCCGGCAGCAGCTGCAGGACGCCGTCTTCAACAACCGCCAGTACCTGGGCGAGCAGTGGCGCGACGAGCTGGTGGGCGTCTGCCGCGGGGACGGCTCGCTCGGCGAGGCCTGCGACGTGCTCGCCGCGTGGGACCTGCGCGACGACCTCGACTCGCGCGGCGCGCTGCTGTTCCGGCGCTTCGCCAGCCGCGCGCTGTCATCCCCGCTGCCGGTCGGCGGCCCGCTGATCTCGCCCTGGCGCGACGCCTTCTCGGCCGGTGACCCGGTGAACACGCCGAGCGGCCTCAACACGTCGAGCCCGCTCGTGCGCCAGGCGCTGCGCGACGCGGTGGCCGACCTGCGCGGCGCCGGCATCCCGCTCGACGCGCCGCTGCGCGACTTCCAGTACGAGCAGCGCGGCGACGAGCGCATCCCCATCCACGGCGGCCCCGGCACGGTGGGCGTGTTCAACGCGATCAACGTCAGCTGGGACCCCGAGAACGGCTACGACAACGTGCCGCACGGCTCGAGCTACGTGCAGGCGGTCGAGGTCGACGGGGGCTGCCCCGACGCCCGCACGATCCTCACCTACTCGCAGTCCTCGAACCCCGAGTCGCCCTGGTACTCGGACCAGACGCGCATGTTCTCCCGCAAGGAGTGGGTGGACCCGCCCTTCTGCGAGTCCGAGCTCCGCCGCGAGCCGCTCGCCGTCCGCGACCTCGGTCGCGGCTACACGCGCCGCTCCTCAGGCCGGCTGTTCCGCTCGCTTGCGGTGCGCGACGCCCGCCGCCGCGGATCCATGAGCGTCTCGGTCCGCACGCGCCGCCGTTCCACCGTCACCGTGCGCGTCACCCGGGCCGGCCGCCGGGTGGGCAGCGCGCGCCGGCGCGTCTCCTCCTCCCGCCGTGCCCGCGCAATCCCCGTGCACGGCCTCGCCCGCGGCCGCTACGAGGTCGAGGTCGAGGCGGTCGCCGGCGAGCGCCGGCACGTGCTCACGCGCGCCGTGCGCGTGCGCTGA